The window AAACGAAACCTTATTAAAAAAACTGAATATAAGAAACCCTAACGAAGCCATCGGGAAAGTAATTTCGATGGGTGGAATGAAAGCTCCGGTTGTGGGTGTGATACAGGATTTTAAAAATAAAAGTTTGCACGAGGCGATCGATCCGATTTTGATAGGCGCACTTAAACCCAGGTTTTTTTATGCTGCCATCAAATTAAATTCAAAAGAAATGATGGGTACAATGAAAACGGTAGAGAAAATATGGCAGAATACCTTTCCCGAATCGGTTTATAACGAATCATTTTTAGATGATGAAATTAATAATTATTACCAGGGAGAAAAGATAATGGGAACCTTGTTTGAAGTTTTTGCAGGCGTAATCATTTTTATCTCTTTTATCGGTTTGTTCGGACTAATTTCATTCGTTGCCACCCAGCGCACAAAAGAGGTAGCCATCAGAAAAGTTTTAGGTGCATCTACAATTGAGCTGGTTAAAATGCTAAATGGTTCGTTCCTGATGATGGTTTTTATTGCCAATGTAGTGGCCTGGCCATTGGCTTATTTATTTGTGTCGAAATGGTTAGCTGGTTTTGCCTACCGGATTAATATCAGTATCTGGCCGTTTGCACTGGCAATGGTTATATCCATGGTAATTACATTAATTACGGTAAGTCTCCGCTCTTATAAAGCTGCAGTTGCCAATACCATTGATGCACTTAAATACGAATAAAGCAATTGGCAGTTTTCAGTTGGCAATTAACAATTAGCCAGTTTAACAATTTATACAGTTAACCCTAATATGTTCAAACTCAATCTCAAAATCGCTTTGCGGAACCTTTGGAAAAACAAGGGCTATGCGCTAATCAATATTCTTGGTTTATCGATCGGGATGGCCAGCTGTATCCTCATTTTTATTTTTATTCGTTTTCAGTTAAGTTTTGATGAGGGGTATAGAAATTCAGATCGTATTTATCGGGTAGTTACCGATTGGAAGTACAATGCTTTCGACGATTTCTCTGCAGGTGTACCCTTACCTTTTACTGCGGCGGCCCGAAATGAAATTGCCGGCATAGAAAAAATAGGCGGCATAGCGCAAATAGATGAAGTTATTCATGTTAAGGACCTTACCGGTAGAGAAATTATTAAAAGTCGTGAGGTGATACATTTTGCCGAACCCGACTTTTTTGCTGTGTTCAATATAAACTGGAAATATAATAAAGCAGCCGAAACGTTAAAAGCCCCTAACAGTGTGGCCTTATCAGAAGCCACAGCCCTTAAATATTTTGGCAGTATAGAAAATGCAATTGGCAAAAGTATTACCCTGGGTACCAAAACACAATTAAAGGTTACAGGAGTATTTCAGGATATGCCTCAAAATAGCAGCTTCCCTTTAAAAATAGTAATCAGTTACCAGAACTTATTTAGTTATTATGGCAACAAGGATTGTTGGGATTGTATAAACTCCAGTTTAAGTAGTTACGTGTTACTTAAAGCAGGGCTTAAAAGCTCAGATCTGGATGGAGCAATGGCAAAATTCAATAAAAAATATTATACAGATAAAAAGATTGAAGGCAATCAGGTAAACAGGCTTCAGGCGTTAAAAGAGATCCATTTTGATGGACGTTACGATAATTTTATAAATACAACAATTGCCAAACAGCAAATTTATGGCCTGGCCATTATTGGTTTGTTTTTAATTTGTACCGCTTGTATCAACTTTATTAATTTAAATACGGCACAGGCAGTTAACCGATCTAAAGAAGTTGGGGTACGTAAAGTAATGGGAGGTAAACGCAAGCAACTTGTTGTACAATTTTTAACAGAAACGGTTGCCTTGGTTTTTATTGCCCTGCTGGTTGCCTGTATGATTAGCGAACTGGCTATACCAGCCATGCAGAATCTCTTCAAAAATCAGATTGTATTCAGTTTGTTTGGCCATCCGGTTATTTTTGTATTCATGACTTTGCTGGTTGTATTTGTTAGCTTGCTGGCAGGTTTCTATCCAGCTTTGGTGATGTCGGGTTTTAATCCGGCATTGGCGATAAAAAATAAAGTTACGCTCAATAACAACGGTTTAAGTTTGCGTAAAATCCTGGTGGTGGTACAGTTTGCAATTACCGTTATACTCATTATCGGTACCATTGTCATAGTAAATCAAATGGATTATCTGCAGCAAAAGCCATTGGGTTTCAATTCTGCGGCGGTAGTGATGGTGGGCATGCCAGGGGATAAGGTAAGTAAAGATAGGCGTGAGGTTTTTAAAGAAAGGGCTCTGAAAATACCCGGAGTGCAGTTGTTAAGTTATTGCCAGTCACCACCCTTATCTCAGGATGTAAATTCGACCAACTTTACTTTTAATGGAGCGATGAATAAAGATTTCGAAGTGAGAACCTGTAAGGCCGACGAAAACTTTTTTAAGCTTTTTGATTTAAAACTTGTTGCCGGTAAAGTTTTTATGCGGAGCGATACCGCCAATGGTTATGTGGTTAACGAAACTTTCCTTAAAAAAGTGGGGATTAGCAGTGCGGAAAATGCCCTCGGTAAAATGATTAATGCCTCAGGAGTTAACATTCCTATTGTGGGTGTTGTAAAAGATTTTAATGATAAATCGTTAAAAGAAAGCATTTCAGGTCTGGCCATTTCGGCTGATAAGAACCAATACTGGCAGGCCGCAATAAAGTTAGATGGAAGGCACCTGCTAACTACCATGAAGCAAATAGAAGCCTTATGGAATAATACTTTTCCAAATAGCATTTACCATTCAGGTTTTGTTGATGATCGGATAAAAAGTTATTATGAAAGCGAGCATGTAATGGGCGTACTGTTCAAAATATTTGCAGGTGTAATCATTTTCATTTCTTTTATCGGGCTGTTCGGCTTAATTTCTTTTGTGGCTATGCAAAGAACCAGAGAAGTTGCCATCCGTAAAGTTTTAGGTGCTTCTACCTTACAGCTGGTTAAAATGTTAAATGGGTCCTTTTTATTGATGGTGTTTATTGCAAACGTTGTAGCTTGGCCAATGGCTTATTTATTTGTGTCGAAATGGCTTTCTGGCTTTGCATATCGGATTGATTTAAGTATTTGGCCCTTTGTACTGGCCATGGTTGTATCCATGCTCATCACTTTAATTACCGTAAGCTTCCGCTCTTATAAAGCGGCCAATGCCAATACAATTGATGCACTTAAATACGAATAAAGCTAGAAGGTAAAGGTCCAAAGCAAAAAGCCAGCGTCTCAATACTTCGTACTTGATACTAGAGATAAAAAAAATGTTCAAACTCAACTTAAAAATCGCATTGCGCAACCTGTTTAAAAACAAGGTGTACGCAGCCATTAACATCGGCGGACTGGCCCTTGGGTTAACTGCGTTCTTATTAATGCTGCTATATATTAACCACGAAGAAAGTTACGATACCTGGTCGGCAGATTTAAAGAATGTTTACCAGATCAGAGAGAAACACAGCTTTTTTACGCCCGATAATCAGGATTACTGGCAGGAAATCAGTAATTCGAGAGTTGCGGCTTTAATAAAACAAAATGTACCGCAGTTTACTACAGTTACCAAAGTAGATCAGGAATGGGGGAATGGTTTTTCAGTTAAAATAGATCATGCCGATCCCATCCTAATAAAGGGGATTAAAGACGCCGATTCTGCCTTTTTTAATGTTTTTCCTTATCATTTTGTTCAGGGTAACGAAAAAACCGCTTTAAAAGAACCCAATACTGTAGTTTTAAAACAGGGTTTGGCCATTAAGCTCTATGGAACTGACCGGGTGCTGGGTAAAGTGTTTAAACTGGTTAGATGGCGGAATGATGAAGGTACACCATTGAAAATAACAGGGGTAATTGCAGATACGAATATGCCAGAAAGTGTAAGCTTTAATGCAATAAGCCATACCGGAGATCAGGACCACGATCCCGATCAGGTAGGTAGCTCACACTACAATCAGGTATATGCAAAATCAGCCAATTATATCGATACCTTATCGGCCAATAAAAGTTTGCAAAAAGTATATGTAGATTTTAAAAAGAAATCATTGGCTGCTGAGAAACGGAATTTTAATGACATTTATAAAAACGGAAGAACACCGGGGCTTAAGGCCATTCCATTAAAAGATGTTCATGCCAATCCACCTTTTGCAATTAACTGGTTAAATAAATTAAAACCTGTAATAGGGATTACTATTTTCTTACTGCTTGTATCCATTATCAATTTCGTTAACCTGGCTACAGCACAATCTGTTCAGAGAGCAAAAGAAGTTGGTGTAAAGAAAGTGCTTGGTGCCTACAAAAAACAATTGATCGTTCAGTTTTTAATCGAATCGGCTTTACAAAGTGTGGTTTCACTTTTTTTAAGTGTTATTTTAATCGAAGTGTTGTTACCGGCATTTAACCACCAGTTTAATGTTGAGTTAACTTTCTGGCACAATCAGCATTTTTTAAGTATTGCATGGCAGCTCATTGTAGTTTTTATTGTCGTAACACTCCTGGCTGGCTTCTATCCGGCGTGGATATTATCCGGTTATCACCCAGTTTCAGTACTTAAAGGCAATTATGAAAATAGCCTGAAAGGAATTGTGCTGCGTAATATTCTGGTAGTTTTTCAGTTCGGAATCTCTGTAACCTTTATTATTGCCATTGGAGTAATGCAAATGCAAACCAGGTACATCAGCAATAAAGATCTGGGATTTGAACGCGATAAATTGATTAATCTTCAAACAGGCTACGATCAGGATTTTGCCAATAAAATAAGGCGTATTCCGGGTGTTCAATACGTTTCTACTACCACCCAGGTAATGGGAAATGCTTTTAACAACAAAAGTGAAATTGTATATAAAGGCCGTGAAATTAATCTGAATGGTGTTACCGTTACCATGGATGCCCTGCAAACACTGGGTGTAAAGTTAATATCCGGACGGTTGTTTGCTAAAGAGTATAAACAAGATACCATTAATTCGGTTGTACTTAACGAAGCTGCAGCTAACCTGCTGGGTAAAAATATGGTTGGCCAAACCTACGGCAAGGTCGATTATGAAGGTAAAACCATTACCTTTCAAATTGTTGGTGTGATTAAAAATTACCACAATGAGGGTTTTGATAAAGCCGTATTACCTACTGTTTATAAAGTAACCAGCTTAGGGGGCACTTCTAATACCAATAACCTGCTGGTTAGGTTCGATACCAAAAACTATAAAGGAATTATCAATAAAATAGAAGCGGAGTGGAAAAAACTTTACCCCGATTTTCCTTTGCAATATCAATCTATGGATGAGGCCTTTTCTGAAATTCTGGAAGAGAATAAGCGGTTTATGAACATGATCGTGCTGTTTAGCGTCGTATCAGTTTCTTTATCGTTACTGGGCTTGTTTGCCTTATCTACCTTTGTTGCAAAACGCCGAACCAAAGAAATTGCTGTTAGGAAAGTTTTGGGCGCATCAAACATCCAGATTGTAAACCTTTTAAATAAATCCTTTCTGATTTTAGTAATAGTAGCTAATTTAATCAGCTGGCCCATAGCCTATATTTTAGTCAAAAAATGGCTTGAAGGTTTTGCCTACCGGATAGATATGCCGGTTTATCCATTTATGTTAGCCACTGTTATTTCAATTATTATAGCCGTTTTAACTGTAAGTATACAGGCAAGAAAGGCCGCTACCGGCGATCCGGTAAATGCACTTAAATATGAATAAGACCTGCGTATAGCGATTGGCGATAAGCGATAAGTTCGCCAAACGCCAAACGCTCTGCGCCCAACGCTAAAAAATATGATACAACTTACCAATATCGAAAAGTATTACGCCAACAAAGGCGTTAAAAATTATGTGTTACGTTTGGTAACCACAACCATTAATCAGGGCGAATTTGTTTCCATTATGGGCCCCTCAGGTGCCGGGAAATCTACCTTGCTCAACATCATCGGCATGTTAGAAGAACCAACCTATGGCACCTATAACTTTTTTGGCGAAGATGTAACCAGTTTAAACGAACGTAAACGCATCGAACTTTACCGCAACCACATCGGCTTTGTATTTCAGGCATACCATTTAATCGATGAAATGACGGTTTACGAAAACATCGAAGCCCCGCTTTTATATAAGAAAGTAGGAAGTGCCGAGCGTGCCAGCAGGATAGCCGATCTGCTTGATCGTTTTAATATTGTGGCTAAAAAGGATTTATTCCCTAACCAGTTATCGGGTGGTCAGCAGCAATTGGTAGGTATTGCCCGGGCATTAGCAGCACAGCCTTCACTTATTCTGGCCGATGAGCCTACGGGAAATCTGCAGTCGGCACAGGCCGAAGAAATTATGAGCTTGTTTAAAAAACTCAATGAAGAAGAGGGGATCACCATTATCCAGGTAACACACTCAGAAAAGAACGCGCAATACGGAAACCGGATATTGCATATTGCCGATGGGGTGGTAAAGGAAGACGTAGCCGTAATTGCTTAATATAATTTCGATCCAATTAATCCTTTTTATCTGTGGTTAACTACCTTTGCGTTATGCAAAAAACGTTTACCGACCAGATGGGGCGGGAAATTACCTTTAATTTTCCGCCGAAACGGATTGTCTCTGTTGTTCCCTCTCAAACCGAACTGTTATTTGAACTGGGGCTGGATACCGAAGTTATCGGTTTAACTAAATTTTGTATTCATCCGATAGAAAAGTTTGCTACGCGCACTAAGGTTGGCGGAACTAAAAAACTAAATATCGATTTAATTAAAGATTTAAAGCCCGATTTAATTATTGGCAATAAAGAAGAAAATACGCAGAGCGATATTAAAGAACTTGCAGGTTATTTTCCGGTGTGGATGAGCGATATTTTTACCCTCGATGATGCTATGAAAACCATTGGCCAGATCGGTGAGCTGGTAGATCGTGAGCCAGAAGCGGGTTATTTAAACCATTTAATTGCTGCCGGTTTTAACGATTTGAAAACACTTGCCTTACAACAGGGTATAGATAAGAAAGTGGCTTACCTCATATGGCGGAAACCTTTTATGGCTGCAGGCAAAAATACTTTTATCGATGATATTTTGTTAAGCAACGGTATGATGAATGTAATCAAGCAGGAACGCTACCCGGAACTAACACTCGAGGAACTGAAAACTTCAAATTGCGAACTGATTCTGCTTTCTTCAGAGCCTTATCCTTTTGCCGAAAAGCACATCGAAGAAATACAAGCTGCGGTACCAAATGCCAGAATTATGCTGGTAGATGGCGAAATGTTTAGCTGGTATGGCAGCAGGCTGGTTAAAGCTGTGCAATACTTTTTTGAGTTTCAAAAGGAATTATATTAAAGGCCTTGCTTTAATTTTCTTAAATTGTAGCATATTTAAATATACATCTTAACTATCATGAAAAAAATATTAATCCTATCCCTGTTTGTTGCAACACTTTCCGGCTGTACAACAATGAATAATGGCAAAAGTGCTGGTACTATAACTGTAAGTGGTAAAATAGAAAAATTGGGCATGTCAACCTTCCAGTACGGTACCCATTTACTAAAAGCTGAAAATAAAACCTATGCATTAAAAAGTGCCAGCATTAACTTCGATAATTACGTGAATAAAGATGTTACTGTAAAAGGGAAAAAAGTAGCTGGTTATCCGGTTGATGGTGGACCGGAGCTGATTGATGTAACCCTCATTAAATTCTAGGATAGAAAATAAGGGATGACCCTGGTTTAATCCAGTAAAGCCTGAATTTGATGCGTGATATGACTCTCATTATGCAAAATGTGAAAATATTTTTTTAGCCAGTTGTGCATCGGAAGTAATTAAGAAGGATGCTATCTGTCAGCAACACAGTGGTTTCTTTTTTAGGATGGAATTTAGTGAACGAAACCTGTGCTTAATTTATGTTTTCGTGTGGCATAATACAGTTTGATTATTCAATCTAATTTCTATCTTTGCAATCCTTAAAACATCCTAATGCGGAAGTGGCGTAATTGGTAGCCGCACCAGACTTAGGATCTGGCGCTTCACGGCGTGGGGGTTCGAGTCCCTTCTTCCGCACAACAATTTAAAAACCGTTTTGGTAACCCTG is drawn from Pedobacter sp. HDW13 and contains these coding sequences:
- a CDS encoding ABC transporter permease, yielding MFKLNLKIALRNLWKNKGYALINILGLSIGMASCILIFIFIRFQLSFDEGYRNSDRIYRVVTDWKYNAFDDFSAGVPLPFTAAARNEIAGIEKIGGIAQIDEVIHVKDLTGREIIKSREVIHFAEPDFFAVFNINWKYNKAAETLKAPNSVALSEATALKYFGSIENAIGKSITLGTKTQLKVTGVFQDMPQNSSFPLKIVISYQNLFSYYGNKDCWDCINSSLSSYVLLKAGLKSSDLDGAMAKFNKKYYTDKKIEGNQVNRLQALKEIHFDGRYDNFINTTIAKQQIYGLAIIGLFLICTACINFINLNTAQAVNRSKEVGVRKVMGGKRKQLVVQFLTETVALVFIALLVACMISELAIPAMQNLFKNQIVFSLFGHPVIFVFMTLLVVFVSLLAGFYPALVMSGFNPALAIKNKVTLNNNGLSLRKILVVVQFAITVILIIGTIVIVNQMDYLQQKPLGFNSAAVVMVGMPGDKVSKDRREVFKERALKIPGVQLLSYCQSPPLSQDVNSTNFTFNGAMNKDFEVRTCKADENFFKLFDLKLVAGKVFMRSDTANGYVVNETFLKKVGISSAENALGKMINASGVNIPIVGVVKDFNDKSLKESISGLAISADKNQYWQAAIKLDGRHLLTTMKQIEALWNNTFPNSIYHSGFVDDRIKSYYESEHVMGVLFKIFAGVIIFISFIGLFGLISFVAMQRTREVAIRKVLGASTLQLVKMLNGSFLLMVFIANVVAWPMAYLFVSKWLSGFAYRIDLSIWPFVLAMVVSMLITLITVSFRSYKAANANTIDALKYE
- a CDS encoding FtsX-like permease family protein, with amino-acid sequence MFKLNLKIALRNLFKNKVYAAINIGGLALGLTAFLLMLLYINHEESYDTWSADLKNVYQIREKHSFFTPDNQDYWQEISNSRVAALIKQNVPQFTTVTKVDQEWGNGFSVKIDHADPILIKGIKDADSAFFNVFPYHFVQGNEKTALKEPNTVVLKQGLAIKLYGTDRVLGKVFKLVRWRNDEGTPLKITGVIADTNMPESVSFNAISHTGDQDHDPDQVGSSHYNQVYAKSANYIDTLSANKSLQKVYVDFKKKSLAAEKRNFNDIYKNGRTPGLKAIPLKDVHANPPFAINWLNKLKPVIGITIFLLLVSIINFVNLATAQSVQRAKEVGVKKVLGAYKKQLIVQFLIESALQSVVSLFLSVILIEVLLPAFNHQFNVELTFWHNQHFLSIAWQLIVVFIVVTLLAGFYPAWILSGYHPVSVLKGNYENSLKGIVLRNILVVFQFGISVTFIIAIGVMQMQTRYISNKDLGFERDKLINLQTGYDQDFANKIRRIPGVQYVSTTTQVMGNAFNNKSEIVYKGREINLNGVTVTMDALQTLGVKLISGRLFAKEYKQDTINSVVLNEAAANLLGKNMVGQTYGKVDYEGKTITFQIVGVIKNYHNEGFDKAVLPTVYKVTSLGGTSNTNNLLVRFDTKNYKGIINKIEAEWKKLYPDFPLQYQSMDEAFSEILEENKRFMNMIVLFSVVSVSLSLLGLFALSTFVAKRRTKEIAVRKVLGASNIQIVNLLNKSFLILVIVANLISWPIAYILVKKWLEGFAYRIDMPVYPFMLATVISIIIAVLTVSIQARKAATGDPVNALKYE
- a CDS encoding ABC transporter ATP-binding protein, with protein sequence MIQLTNIEKYYANKGVKNYVLRLVTTTINQGEFVSIMGPSGAGKSTLLNIIGMLEEPTYGTYNFFGEDVTSLNERKRIELYRNHIGFVFQAYHLIDEMTVYENIEAPLLYKKVGSAERASRIADLLDRFNIVAKKDLFPNQLSGGQQQLVGIARALAAQPSLILADEPTGNLQSAQAEEIMSLFKKLNEEEGITIIQVTHSEKNAQYGNRILHIADGVVKEDVAVIA
- a CDS encoding helical backbone metal receptor, translated to MQKTFTDQMGREITFNFPPKRIVSVVPSQTELLFELGLDTEVIGLTKFCIHPIEKFATRTKVGGTKKLNIDLIKDLKPDLIIGNKEENTQSDIKELAGYFPVWMSDIFTLDDAMKTIGQIGELVDREPEAGYLNHLIAAGFNDLKTLALQQGIDKKVAYLIWRKPFMAAGKNTFIDDILLSNGMMNVIKQERYPELTLEELKTSNCELILLSSEPYPFAEKHIEEIQAAVPNARIMLVDGEMFSWYGSRLVKAVQYFFEFQKELY